In one window of Sandaracinaceae bacterium DNA:
- a CDS encoding prolipoprotein diacylglyceryl transferase: MHPILFEIPTPWGALPIYSYGMMLGFSLIVAWYFVMHQGQKLEGLHPDLMAHSFIITAVCAIAAARVLYIATNLDSYHTLGDLFSFQKGGLVAYGGFIGGFLACWGYSRYRGVPLLPWADIITPTLGTGLLFTRMGCWLYGCDFGRPLEEGAPSFLTRLGTFPHWDYSSAHYVWGSTLNGSPAYSHHITTYPERMVGLDHSLPVHPTQLYESLAGLIIFGITYYTLRHRSFKGQVFFVGSIVYALWRFGIEFVRDDPERGAAFGFSTSQLLSLAIVPVVVLAWIQTKRNLALNGEPSIPDSARSDEWLAEHRGIKPDGDDEQGGASDKGASAKGPKATSSPKGTGSKDKGKKKR, encoded by the coding sequence ATGCATCCCATTCTGTTCGAGATCCCCACGCCCTGGGGCGCGCTGCCCATCTACTCCTACGGGATGATGCTGGGCTTCAGCTTGATCGTCGCCTGGTACTTCGTGATGCACCAAGGCCAGAAGCTCGAGGGCCTGCACCCCGACCTGATGGCGCACAGTTTCATCATTACCGCCGTGTGCGCCATCGCCGCGGCGCGCGTGCTGTACATCGCCACCAACCTGGACTCGTACCACACGCTCGGCGACCTGTTCTCGTTCCAGAAGGGTGGCCTGGTGGCCTACGGTGGGTTCATCGGCGGCTTCCTCGCCTGCTGGGGGTACTCCCGGTACCGAGGCGTGCCGCTGCTGCCCTGGGCCGACATCATCACGCCCACGCTCGGCACCGGTCTGCTCTTCACGCGCATGGGCTGCTGGCTCTACGGCTGTGACTTCGGCCGGCCCCTCGAAGAGGGCGCGCCTTCCTTCCTGACGCGCCTCGGCACGTTCCCGCACTGGGACTACAGCAGCGCCCACTACGTATGGGGCTCCACGCTCAACGGCTCCCCGGCCTACAGCCACCACATCACCACCTACCCGGAGCGCATGGTGGGGCTGGACCACTCGCTGCCGGTACACCCCACGCAGCTCTACGAGTCGCTGGCCGGCCTGATCATCTTCGGCATCACCTACTACACGCTGCGGCACCGCTCCTTCAAAGGGCAGGTCTTCTTCGTCGGGAGCATCGTCTACGCGCTGTGGCGCTTCGGCATCGAGTTCGTCCGCGACGACCCGGAGCGCGGCGCGGCCTTCGGCTTCAGCACCAGCCAGCTGCTCTCCCTGGCCATCGTGCCCGTGGTGGTGCTGGCGTGGATCCAGACCAAGCGGAACCTCGCCCTGAACGGCGAGCCCAGCATCCCGGACAGCGCCCGCTCCGACGAGTGGCTGGCCGAGCACCGCGGGATCAAGCCCGACGGGGACGACGAGCAGGGCGGCGCCTCCGACAAGGGAGCCTCCGCCAAGGGCCCCAAGGCCACCTCGAGCCCGAAGGGCACGGGCAGCAAGGACAAGGGCAAGAAGAAGCGCTGA